Proteins from a genomic interval of Alosa alosa isolate M-15738 ecotype Scorff River chromosome 8, AALO_Geno_1.1, whole genome shotgun sequence:
- the LOC125299532 gene encoding uncharacterized protein LOC125299532 encodes MHLSSEPHRLSSPRLNLDLRAETLKVVRDAATGQEQALKVAIESMRREMKQVMRSRQGERERKLAVLLEGRQTRVTQMEKWNEGKKHISHQKREEGECAMLKDAIAQLPRVIHSLDRMRMVELEEWVKKEEEEDSLEWATWREQVLHLDTITRQQSRDAVARVAQLWNTAENGGRQNISAATLALPSQLPPLPSKLPLLPSQLPPLPSKLPPLPAKLLPLNPPLLRAFCNPVAPLPPIQCKREQEDLDLESVSEHSTQSAVAEHLMVNLDADGQSPEATSTLSSESLAAGDSGVEQERKKTRSIKERFFHFLGQRNCCSARGLSRPTNPL; translated from the exons ATGCATCTTTCTTCAGAACCTCACAGACTTAGCTCACCAAGGCTTAATTTAGACCTCAGGGCTGAGACGCTGAAGGTTGTGCGGGATGCTGCAACAGGTCAAGAACAGGCTTTGAAGGTGGCCATAGAAAgcatgaggagagagatgaaacaAGTGATGAGGAGCAgacagggggaaagagagaggaagttaGCGGTCCTGCTGGAGGGTAGACAGACGCGGGTCACACAAATGGAGAAATGGAACGAGGGAAAGAAACACATCTCCCATCAAAAAAGGGAAGAAGGAGAGTGTGCAATGCTCAAAGACGCTATTGCTCAGCTACCCAGGGTAATACATTCCCTGGACCGCATGAGAATGGTGGAGCTTGAGGAGTGGgtgaagaaagaggaagaagaggacagCTTGGAGTGGGCAACGTGGAGGGAGCAAGTTTTACACTTGGACACCATCACCAGGCAGCAGAGCAGAGACGCAGTGGCCAGAGTCGCTCAGCTCTGGAATACAGCAGAAAATGGAGGACGCCAGAACATT AGTGCTGCGACACTGGCTCTGCCATCACAACTCCCTCCTCTGCCATCCAAGCTCCCTCTACTGCCATCACAACTTCCTCCTCTGCCATCCAAGCTACCCCCATTGCCAGCCAAGCTCCTCCCTTTGAACCCACCCCTTCTGAGAGCATTCTGCAACCCAGTTGCCCCTCTGCCTCCCATACAGTgcaagagagaacaagaggacCTAGACTTAGAAAGTGTTTCAGAACATTCCACGCAG AGTGCTGTGGCAGAGCACTTGATGGTGAATCTGGATGCTGATGGTCAAAGTCCAGAGGCTACCAGCACATTGTCCTCTGAGTCCCTAGCAGCAGGTGACAGCGGGGTAGAGCAAGAGAGGAAAAAGACGAGAAGCATTAAAGAGAG GTTTTTCCATTTCCTCGGACAACGGAACTGCTGCAGTGCAAGAGGACTAAGCAGGCCCACCAACCCACTGTGA